From one Melioribacteraceae bacterium genomic stretch:
- a CDS encoding SoxR reducing system RseC family protein — translation MQNENIIEKGIVISSGNGHAEIALIQTGACEECSAKIFCKTSENKDSKILEVEDSFGVEVGDEVDIEIKGSDVLKASFMLYGIPLILIIFGIVIGMDFFHSTKLPELLSFIFAIGLTSLYFSGLFLIKKLKHTKPKLPQITFVKRLK, via the coding sequence GTGCAAAACGAAAACATCATAGAAAAAGGAATTGTAATTTCTTCCGGCAACGGACATGCTGAAATTGCTTTAATTCAGACCGGAGCTTGTGAGGAATGTTCTGCAAAAATATTCTGTAAAACTTCCGAAAATAAAGATTCGAAAATCCTCGAGGTAGAAGATTCATTTGGAGTAGAAGTAGGTGATGAAGTTGATATAGAAATTAAAGGTAGCGATGTGCTTAAAGCATCATTTATGTTGTATGGAATACCGCTTATTTTAATCATCTTTGGTATAGTGATAGGAATGGATTTCTTTCATAGCACTAAATTACCCGAATTGCTTTCATTCATATTTGCAATCGGATTAACTTCACTTTACTTTAGCGGATTATTCCTAATAAAAAAATTAAAACACACCAAACCGAAATTACCTCAAATCACATTTGTAAAACGGTTAAAGTAA
- a CDS encoding RnfABCDGE type electron transport complex subunit B encodes MEDVLLIAIATMGGLGFIFAGGLAIADKKLRVYEDPKIAQINEALPGANCGGCGYAGCYDFAVNVVGGKASVTGCPVGGEDCAQDIANIMGVDAGSSVKLLPRILCKGGHQEAVEKMVEYYGPLSCSAMTIVSGGDKQCYYGCLGGGDCVEACPFNAMVMNDNGLPEVIEELCTGCGNCEKACPRNVIEMHPADRQIFVFCKNHDDPKKAKDVCTVSCMGCGICARKSDGGVEMVDNLAVINYDHLDTDKIPFDKCKTHAIGFLDGREKKLLEIKEEQKN; translated from the coding sequence ATGGAAGATGTACTTTTAATTGCAATTGCAACAATGGGCGGACTAGGATTTATTTTTGCCGGTGGATTAGCTATTGCAGATAAAAAATTAAGAGTTTATGAAGATCCCAAAATTGCTCAAATAAATGAAGCATTACCCGGAGCAAATTGCGGTGGCTGCGGATATGCAGGTTGCTATGATTTTGCCGTCAATGTTGTTGGCGGAAAGGCTTCTGTTACCGGTTGCCCTGTTGGTGGTGAAGATTGTGCTCAAGATATTGCAAATATCATGGGAGTTGATGCCGGTTCAAGTGTTAAATTGCTTCCTAGAATTTTATGTAAAGGTGGTCATCAAGAAGCTGTTGAAAAAATGGTTGAGTATTATGGACCGTTGAGCTGTTCGGCAATGACAATTGTTTCCGGCGGTGATAAACAATGTTATTACGGATGTCTTGGCGGAGGCGATTGTGTTGAAGCATGTCCTTTCAATGCTATGGTTATGAATGATAACGGTCTACCCGAAGTAATTGAAGAATTATGTACCGGCTGCGGTAATTGTGAAAAAGCTTGTCCGCGAAATGTAATTGAAATGCATCCGGCAGATAGACAAATATTTGTATTCTGTAAAAATCATGATGATCCCAAGAAAGCAAAAGATGTTTGTACAGTTTCTTGTATGGGTTGCGGAATTTGTGCTCGCAAATCCGATGGCGGTGTTGAGATGGTAGATAATTTAGCTGTTATTAATTACGATCATCTCGATACGGATAAGATTCCATTTGATAAATGTAAAACCCATGCAATCGGATTTCTTGATGGAAGAGAAAAGAAATTATTAGAAATAAAAGAAGAACAAAAGAATTGA
- the rsxA gene encoding electron transport complex subunit RsxA — MELLLIFLSAAIVNNFVLAYFLGICPFIGVSGKITSAFSMGLATTFVMTITAIVTWLIYHLLLVPYHLEFLQYVSFILVIASLVQFVEMFIKKVSQPLYRALGIFLPLITTNCAILGLALFMVLKDYSFVQGVVYGVGAGAGFTLAITIMAGIREELDLADVPKPFQGAPITLIVAGLLALAFMGFSGLISV; from the coding sequence ATGGAACTATTACTTATATTTTTATCCGCTGCTATTGTTAACAACTTTGTACTTGCATACTTTTTAGGAATTTGTCCTTTCATTGGAGTTTCCGGTAAAATTACTTCGGCATTTTCGATGGGACTTGCTACTACTTTCGTTATGACAATTACTGCAATTGTAACATGGTTGATTTATCATCTATTACTAGTTCCATATCATTTGGAATTTTTACAGTATGTATCATTTATTCTTGTCATTGCATCACTTGTTCAGTTTGTTGAAATGTTTATTAAAAAAGTTAGTCAGCCATTATATCGTGCGTTGGGAATTTTCCTTCCTTTAATTACTACGAACTGTGCGATTCTAGGTTTGGCTTTATTTATGGTATTGAAAGATTACTCATTTGTCCAAGGCGTCGTTTATGGAGTCGGCGCAGGTGCAGGTTTTACGTTAGCGATAACAATTATGGCTGGAATAAGAGAAGAACTTGATTTAGCGGATGTTCCAAAACCATTTCAAGGTGCACCAATAACTCTAATTGTCGCCGGTTTGCTTGCCTTGGCTTTTATGGGTTTCTCCGGACTGATATCAGTCTAA
- a CDS encoding electron transport complex subunit E, which translates to MKKKVTLSKEFLKGLWDQNPVFKQVLGMCPTLAVTVSAINGIAMALATTFVLVSASLIISSIRKLIPTQVRIAAYILIIATFVTIVDLVMKAQFPELSKSLGPYIPLIVVNCLILGRQEAFSSKNTVFRSLLDSLGMGTGFLIALFVLGSLREIFGTGTILGYTIMPSFYEPWLVMILPAGAFLTLGLLFGAANSYLQRKDKIEKNYLVEKYLKAKRDAEQAGEAI; encoded by the coding sequence ATGAAAAAGAAAGTAACTCTAAGTAAAGAATTCCTTAAAGGATTGTGGGATCAGAATCCGGTTTTCAAACAAGTACTTGGAATGTGTCCAACTCTTGCCGTGACAGTTTCTGCAATAAACGGAATTGCGATGGCGCTCGCAACAACATTTGTATTAGTCTCTGCTAGTTTGATAATCTCATCTATTAGGAAATTAATTCCAACTCAAGTTAGAATTGCGGCTTACATTTTAATAATTGCAACATTTGTAACTATAGTCGATTTAGTAATGAAAGCACAATTTCCCGAATTAAGTAAATCATTAGGACCATATATCCCATTGATAGTTGTTAATTGTTTAATACTTGGAAGACAAGAAGCGTTTTCATCAAAAAATACGGTCTTCAGATCTTTACTAGATTCATTAGGAATGGGAACAGGATTTTTAATCGCATTATTTGTCTTAGGAAGTTTACGTGAAATATTTGGTACCGGTACAATTCTTGGTTATACAATAATGCCGTCATTCTATGAACCTTGGTTAGTTATGATTTTACCTGCCGGTGCGTTTTTAACATTAGGATTATTATTTGGTGCGGCAAATAGTTATTTGCAAAGAAAAGATAAAATTGAAAAGAATTATCTCGTGGAAAAATATCTTAAAGCAAAAAGAGATGCAGAACAAGCAGGGGAGGCGATCTAA
- a CDS encoding FMN-binding protein, with protein sequence MKTVIKMLITLSLIGVVSGGLLSEISKWAEPKIEMHRKAATEQAIFLVQPDAKSYNKIENLDFELYEVLDENNNRIGFALPYEGNGFQGKIRLMFGIKSDLKELVGLEVLEQVETPGLGTKITEEPFTSQFVNLIAEPKIEWVKGVAPSSDNEIQAITGATISSKALVEIINAGLTKLRSVENGGNL encoded by the coding sequence ATGAAAACAGTAATTAAAATGTTGATCACTCTCTCATTGATAGGTGTGGTTTCCGGCGGTTTACTTTCAGAAATAAGTAAATGGGCAGAACCTAAAATTGAAATGCACAGAAAAGCTGCTACTGAACAAGCAATTTTCCTTGTTCAACCTGATGCAAAATCTTATAACAAAATTGAGAACCTGGACTTTGAATTGTATGAAGTCTTGGATGAAAACAATAATAGAATTGGTTTTGCTTTACCTTACGAAGGAAACGGATTCCAAGGAAAAATAAGATTAATGTTTGGAATAAAATCAGATTTGAAAGAACTTGTTGGACTAGAAGTTCTCGAACAAGTTGAAACTCCCGGACTTGGAACGAAGATAACAGAAGAACCATTCACAAGTCAATTTGTAAATCTAATTGCTGAGCCAAAAATTGAATGGGTAAAAGGTGTTGCTCCATCAAGCGATAATGAAATTCAGGCAATTACGGGAGCAACAATTTCCTCAAAAGCTCTTGTAGAAATTATTAATGCAGGATTAACAAAACTCCGTTCTGTTGAAAATGGAGGAAATTTATGA
- a CDS encoding RnfABCDGE type electron transport complex subunit D — MTITTTENPTYKLELASSPHVHSRWNTKQAMWLVVIALIPAVISAVIFFGIYQLLVIAVAVGFAVGTEAAIKTIRKRKVTITDGSGIITGLLLALILPPNFNLAFTALGSIVAIGLGKEIFGGIGYNIFNPALVGRAFLQAAFPVPMTTWTNPNFSQVDAVTTATPLSAFKFDSVATELSSMFIGNIGGSLGETSAIAVMLGGIFLIAIGVVNYRVPAAMLIGAILFGGVFWMIDPIAYPNPLFHLLAGGFLFGLFFMATDWVTSPMTPKGMWIYGLGISLVLIIIRLFGGLPEGVMYAILFMNAFVPLINRYTRPRVFGEVK; from the coding sequence ATGACTATAACAACTACAGAAAATCCTACTTACAAATTAGAACTAGCAAGTTCACCGCACGTGCATTCACGTTGGAATACTAAACAAGCTATGTGGCTGGTAGTGATTGCATTGATTCCGGCTGTTATCTCAGCGGTGATCTTTTTTGGAATTTATCAATTATTGGTTATTGCCGTTGCCGTTGGTTTTGCTGTTGGAACCGAAGCTGCAATAAAAACGATTCGTAAAAGAAAGGTTACAATAACTGACGGAAGTGGTATAATAACCGGATTATTACTTGCATTAATTCTTCCACCAAATTTTAACTTAGCATTTACCGCACTAGGATCAATTGTCGCAATTGGTTTAGGCAAAGAAATTTTTGGTGGAATCGGGTATAACATTTTTAATCCGGCTTTAGTCGGTAGAGCTTTTCTTCAAGCTGCTTTCCCGGTACCAATGACAACATGGACGAATCCTAATTTTTCACAAGTTGATGCTGTAACCACGGCAACACCACTTTCTGCATTCAAATTCGATTCGGTTGCAACGGAATTATCGTCAATGTTCATCGGAAATATCGGCGGTTCATTGGGAGAAACTTCTGCGATTGCTGTAATGCTCGGTGGAATATTTTTAATCGCAATTGGTGTAGTAAATTATCGAGTTCCGGCTGCGATGTTAATTGGTGCCATATTATTCGGTGGTGTATTTTGGATGATTGATCCTATTGCTTATCCCAATCCATTATTCCATTTATTAGCCGGCGGATTTTTGTTCGGACTTTTCTTTATGGCAACCGATTGGGTTACTTCGCCAATGACACCGAAAGGAATGTGGATTTATGGACTTGGAATTTCTCTAGTACTTATAATTATCAGATTATTCGGAGGTTTACCCGAAGGTGTTATGTACGCAATTTTATTCATGAATGCATTCGTTCCATTGATAAATAGATACACAAGACCAAGAGTATTCGGGGAGGTGAAATGA
- the rsxC gene encoding electron transport complex subunit RsxC, producing the protein MKLFKSIKTFRGGVHPAELKELSESCEFEIMPNPKQVIIPLSQHLGKPAKALVKKGDVVKAGQIIAEQDGYISVPIHSPVSGKVTKISNEISASGFPKESILISADESNELELQPSLNLDWVTPEEIQERVKWAGIVGQGGAAFPTFVKITPQPDKKIDAVILNGCECEPYLTRDYRYMLEKTEEVVDGLRLIMRSLGVQKGAIGIEDNKPKAIKKLKEVTAKYDNITVEILETKYPQGAEKMLIKAVLDREVPPGKLPLDVGVVIQNIGTAVAIFDAVVKGEPQITAAMTVSGYGIKEPKNVIVRVGTPLADVIEYCDGVKDDAIKVVVGGPMMGVAQFDFAAPVMKATSGLLVLTAKEENLHEETPCLRCGKCIDVCPLGLVPSKLARYSQLDRLEDAEGLDITVCMECGTCTYTCPANIPLVQWIRLGKQRVLAMQRERKSA; encoded by the coding sequence ATGAAATTATTTAAATCAATTAAAACATTCCGCGGTGGTGTTCATCCTGCCGAGTTAAAAGAGTTAAGTGAGAGTTGCGAATTTGAAATTATGCCGAATCCAAAGCAGGTGATAATTCCTCTATCACAACATTTAGGTAAACCGGCAAAAGCTCTCGTTAAAAAAGGTGATGTTGTCAAAGCGGGACAAATAATTGCAGAACAAGATGGATATATATCTGTTCCCATACATAGTCCGGTATCAGGTAAAGTCACAAAAATTTCTAATGAAATTAGTGCTTCGGGATTTCCCAAAGAGTCAATCTTAATTTCCGCGGATGAATCAAATGAATTGGAATTACAACCTTCGTTGAATCTTGATTGGGTAACGCCTGAAGAAATTCAAGAAAGAGTTAAATGGGCTGGTATAGTTGGTCAAGGCGGAGCGGCATTCCCTACATTTGTTAAAATAACTCCTCAACCCGATAAAAAAATTGATGCCGTAATCTTAAACGGTTGCGAATGTGAACCATATCTTACCAGAGATTACAGATACATGCTGGAAAAAACCGAGGAAGTTGTTGACGGTTTAAGATTAATAATGAGATCACTTGGAGTTCAAAAAGGTGCGATAGGAATTGAGGATAATAAACCCAAAGCAATAAAAAAATTAAAAGAAGTGACTGCAAAGTATGACAATATCACTGTTGAAATTTTAGAGACAAAATATCCGCAAGGTGCGGAAAAGATGTTGATTAAAGCCGTACTTGATAGAGAAGTTCCTCCCGGTAAACTTCCGCTTGATGTCGGTGTAGTAATTCAGAATATCGGAACTGCAGTTGCAATTTTTGACGCAGTTGTAAAAGGTGAACCTCAAATAACAGCCGCAATGACAGTCAGCGGTTACGGAATTAAAGAACCTAAAAATGTTATTGTTCGTGTTGGAACTCCATTAGCAGACGTAATTGAATATTGCGATGGCGTTAAAGATGACGCAATAAAAGTTGTAGTAGGCGGACCAATGATGGGCGTTGCACAATTTGATTTTGCCGCACCGGTCATGAAAGCCACATCCGGATTATTAGTCCTTACTGCTAAAGAAGAAAATTTACATGAAGAAACGCCATGTTTACGCTGCGGTAAATGTATAGATGTTTGTCCGCTCGGTTTAGTTCCCTCAAAGTTAGCAAGGTATTCACAACTAGATAGATTAGAAGATGCCGAAGGACTTGATATAACAGTTTGTATGGAATGTGGAACTTGTACTTATACTTGTCCGGCTAACATACCACTTGTACAATGGATAAGATTAGGTAAGCAAAGAGTTTTGGCTATGCAGAGAGAACGAAAATCCGCATAA
- a CDS encoding glycosyltransferase family protein, whose protein sequence is MNEIKIVTVVQARTSSSRLPNKVLLSIKNKPLLLRMLERVQASKYVKSIVIATSTDKEDNPIEKLCKENNLEYYRGSLNDLLDRHYQVAKQYNADAIVKIPSDCPLIDPTVIDKVIKHFLDNIDKYDFVSNLHPATYPDGNDVEIMSFKTIETAWKEASKDFEREHTTPYIWEDKNKFRIGNVEWETGLDYSTTHRWTIDYEEDYLFIKTVYDELFDINPNFGINDILNLLKEKPYIYKINEKHLGKYWYENHLDELNNISEYKQKREFKNND, encoded by the coding sequence ATGAATGAAATTAAAATTGTAACCGTAGTTCAAGCAAGAACAAGTTCTTCGCGTTTACCGAATAAAGTTCTACTCTCTATAAAAAATAAACCTCTACTTTTGAGAATGTTGGAAAGAGTTCAAGCTTCTAAATATGTCAAATCTATTGTAATTGCAACTTCAACTGACAAAGAAGATAATCCGATTGAAAAACTTTGCAAAGAAAACAATTTAGAATATTACAGAGGTAGTCTAAATGATTTACTTGATAGACATTATCAAGTTGCGAAACAATATAACGCTGATGCAATTGTAAAAATTCCTTCCGATTGCCCGTTAATAGATCCGACTGTGATTGATAAAGTCATTAAACATTTTCTTGATAACATTGATAAATATGATTTTGTGAGCAATCTTCATCCGGCAACTTACCCTGATGGAAATGATGTAGAAATAATGTCATTCAAAACAATTGAAACAGCTTGGAAGGAAGCTTCAAAAGATTTTGAAAGAGAACATACAACACCATACATCTGGGAAGATAAAAATAAATTCAGAATCGGTAATGTTGAATGGGAAACCGGATTGGATTATTCAACAACTCATCGCTGGACGATTGATTATGAAGAAGATTATTTATTTATAAAAACTGTTTATGATGAATTGTTTGATATTAATCCCAACTTCGGAATAAATGATATTCTAAATCTGCTGAAAGAAAAACCTTATATTTATAAAATAAATGAAAAGCATCTCGGTAAATATTGGTATGAAAATCATCTTGATGAATTAAATAACATTAGTGAATACAAGCAGAAGAGAGAATTCAAGAACAATGACTAA
- a CDS encoding 1-deoxy-D-xylulose-5-phosphate synthase N-terminal domain-containing protein yields MTKDEIKKLQDQALRVREHIIRMSGNGGCFIGASLSCADLTVFLYNKFLNTTKDNLQDQNRDYLFLSKGHDVPALYGTFVELGWMEKDRLKNHLKTNDNIYWHPNRNIPGIEFHSGSLGHLLSVSLGVAVDCKLKKQNNKVVTIVGDGELNEGSNWEALLVASAHKVDNLCIVVDRNAFQANMQTEDLIPLEPLEKKFEAFGCSVKRINGHDFEEMEKAFSSFPFQKNKVSVIIADTIRGKGLPSIEKRADRWFVNFKDEEVEALLKELHGVAKAELTSETLTVR; encoded by the coding sequence ATGACTAAGGATGAAATAAAAAAATTACAAGATCAGGCTTTACGCGTTAGAGAACATATTATCCGAATGTCTGGCAACGGAGGATGTTTTATTGGCGCATCACTGAGCTGCGCTGATCTTACTGTTTTTCTCTACAATAAATTTCTTAACACAACAAAAGATAATTTACAAGACCAGAATCGTGATTATCTTTTTCTATCAAAGGGACATGACGTTCCGGCTCTTTACGGAACTTTTGTTGAATTAGGTTGGATGGAAAAGGATAGATTAAAAAATCATCTTAAAACAAATGATAACATTTACTGGCATCCAAATAGGAATATTCCCGGTATTGAATTCCATTCGGGTTCTTTGGGACATTTACTTTCAGTTTCTCTCGGCGTTGCGGTTGATTGCAAACTAAAGAAACAAAACAACAAAGTTGTTACAATTGTCGGTGACGGTGAACTTAACGAAGGTTCTAATTGGGAAGCTCTTTTAGTTGCATCTGCACATAAAGTTGATAACTTATGCATCGTAGTTGACAGAAATGCATTTCAAGCTAATATGCAGACAGAAGATTTAATTCCCCTCGAACCGCTCGAGAAAAAGTTTGAAGCTTTCGGATGTTCGGTTAAAAGAATTAATGGACACGATTTTGAAGAGATGGAAAAAGCATTCTCTTCTTTCCCCTTTCAAAAGAATAAAGTCTCTGTAATAATTGCCGATACAATTCGAGGTAAGGGTTTACCAAGCATTGAAAAACGTGCAGATAGATGGTTCGTAAATTTCAAAGATGAAGAAGTAGAAGCACTATTAAAAGAATTACACGGTGTTGCGAAAGCTGAACTTACATCAGAAACATTGACGGTGCGATAA